In Macrobrachium nipponense isolate FS-2020 chromosome 36, ASM1510439v2, whole genome shotgun sequence, a genomic segment contains:
- the LOC135203703 gene encoding cuticle protein AMP4-like, with protein MNTALFFVLLGVAAAAPAPEKLPEAGGAAPLPIAIMRQVQVNPDALGAHSSDFEAENGIVFQFSGSEGALGGANMIGSWSYPQADGTLAEVTFVADENGFQPQSSLLPVAPAFPHPIPQFVLDQIEFARLEDERLAREEANKA; from the exons ATGAACACC GCACTGTTCTTCGTTCTCCTGGGCGTGGCTGCAGCCGCCCCGGCCCCCGAAAAGCTACCCGAAGCAGGAGGGGCTGCCCCACTACCCATCGCCATCATGAGACAGGTCCAGGTCAACCCAGACGCCCTCGGTGCCCACAGCTCCGACTTCGAAGCCGAGAACGGCATCGTCTTCCAGTTTTCTGGATCTGAGGGAGCTCTCGGCGGAGCCAACATGATCGGATCCTGGAG CTACCCTCAAGCCGACGGAACCTTAGCTGAGGTCACCTTCGTGGCCGACGAGAACGGATTCCAGCCCCAGTCCTCGTTGTTGCCAGTGGCTCCAGccttcccccaccccatcccccagtTCGTTCTCGACCAGATCGAGTTCGCCCGTCTCGAAGACGAGAGGCTGGCGAGGGAAGAGGCAAATAAGGCCTAG